CAAACAAGAGAAAAGAAAGGACCAGCCCATAGACCGGGCTGCCGAAAGGGATCAGTTCCTGCATCACTTCTTCCCGTAGATTTGATCGGGGCTGGCCAATCGGGCCTCGGTTACTTTGGATTCAGCCCCGTCTCCGTCCACCGCGCGAAAGAAACAGGAGCGATACCCTTCATGGCAGGCCGCTCCGGTTTGGTCGACCTGGATCAGCAGCGTATCTCCGTCGCAGTCGAAAGAGATTTGTTTGACCGTCTGCGTGTGGCCGCTCGTTTCGCCTTTCATCCAGAATTTTTGCCGGGACCGGCTCCAGAAATGGGTTTTGCCCGTGGCGACGGTTTTCTCGATGGCTGCGCGGTTCATCCAGGCCATCATCAACACCCGGCTCGTCGATTGATCCTGGATAATCGCCGGGATCAGCCCGTCCGAGTTGAACTTCAGTTCGTCGTAAAAGCTCATAATGCATCCAAACCGTGGACGGGAAGGTAAGCGCATCGGATGAAAGAATGCAAACGCGGGCTTCGACCATTCGGCTGCCATGTGGTCGCCCCATGAACGCGGTAGGGCGAGTCCGTCCCGGCGAGCCGATCGACGTGCGCGGAACACGTCCGACCGGCTCGCTGGGACAGCTCGCCCTACCGGATGGTTCGCGGGCGGGGAGGCAGGAGCCCACAGCGCTCATAATCGCACCGGAATACGCTTCTGCGCCAGGAATCGCTTCACGTCTTCGACCGTCAGTTCCCCGAAATGGAAAATGCTCGCCGCCAGCACGGCGTCCGCTTTGCCTTCCAGCAACACTTCAGCCATGTGTTCGCGCGTGCCGGCGCCCCCGCTCGCCACGACCGGGACGCCGAT
The Verrucomicrobiota bacterium genome window above contains:
- the hisI gene encoding phosphoribosyl-AMP cyclohydrolase, with amino-acid sequence MSFYDELKFNSDGLIPAIIQDQSTSRVLMMAWMNRAAIEKTVATGKTHFWSRSRQKFWMKGETSGHTQTVKQISFDCDGDTLLIQVDQTGAACHEGYRSCFFRAVDGDGAESKVTEARLASPDQIYGKK